The genomic stretch AACGGATAACTTTGCAAAAGTGGTATTGAAAATATCTGCATATGAAACATAATTCAAATGACAAAAAGTGAAATGCAGAATTTCAGTAAGTTCCACAATGAGATGAAACTGATTAAACTAACCCCTGTGATTCTGGCAATTCCAACAGGTCCACAAGCTTTTTCCATATATTGGTATAGAGTTAGTTGATAGATCACAAGTGCTAGACCTGAAAACTTCAGAAGTTAGTAATTGTACAAAATGTCTATTATGTAATAATAGGAATACAAATTGTTATTTCTTCTTTTCAATCAACTTACTAATTATATTTTGCAAATGAAACAGTGCTCTTCAGCTAAAGGAAGTCCTTCAAATGCAAGCAGAGGTGCACAAACGCATGAATGACAGAGTTGAGGTATTTTATAGTGTTTGATCAAATATCCTTATAGGAAAATAAAACAGAACTATAGTTATTATTCACATGTGTGCTTTAACCAATGAAAGATGAAGAAAATCTAAAGTGATTTTTTGGTATATGTATAATTTAGTAGTACCTAGTTGATTGCATGGAACAAAGTTATTCAGATTTCAGAATATTGTTGGACCCATTACCATATTCTTaagtcttattttaatttttgaatccATATCCAAAAGAAAAGTTGACAAACAATAATACATTCTTTCATTAAACAAAACTAATAATATCTTGCCAGTTTTTTCTTGAAATTATTGTTTCGATGACCTTCATACAATCAATGCCTTCAAATCttagaaaacaaaaatgaaagtacCTAACACCAAGTATGAGAGCTGCTTCCCTCCTAGTCATAGTAGGCTGAAAACCGCCTTCATAAAATTTACGCAATGCTGGTCGTCTAGCTTTGAATGCTTGCCAAGCCTGAATACCAGCTTTACCGGCATATGCTGCAGCAGCCACAGCTATCCCTGCCATTAAAGGTGTAGCCTGTCCCACAAAGAAACACAACTTAAAtgtcaacaaattttaaaaatctcTCCCAATAGGTCACACAGACACACACCCTTCAATATTTCTGGtaaccaaggttttaaaaaacgttttGTTACCGGGAAAACGGCCGCGACAAAACAGTATCGAAAGATGCAGACACTGTTATTCACCATTTGAATCATCCAACAGAAATACAAGTATAAATCAAACAAACAGCAACAACAAAAAATGCCTTTAAGATGTAAACAACTACTTcaatgaagaagaaaaaacaccaaataaaggGAACAAGGGTATAATTTGTGAACTGGTAGGAAAATACAGTGTCAGACTATCATATCAGCCTCAAATGTCTCAAATCCTAAACCTTTATCATATTTGATCCACCTTTTGATTAATAACCATACATGTAGTTCATGTTTTTACCAAAGGAAAATGAAGAGAGAAAAAATGTTCGGGTTCTACTGAACTGGAAAAAGATTTTCTCAATCAATAAAATGAAATGTGATACCTATGTCAATTTTAGACATTTCTTCACCTCATCAACTCAAGCACCAACTACAATATGAAAGTTCTGACCCTGAATATTAAGCTACACTTTCTTAAAGTTATACTTCAGAGTTACAAACAAAAGGAGACTGAGAATTCCGTAACTAATATCACAACAAACCTCAACTAAAATCGCATCTCAAGAAACTTAATTTAAGCCTTAAAGGAAGGAAAAA from Vicia villosa cultivar HV-30 ecotype Madison, WI linkage group LG4, Vvil1.0, whole genome shotgun sequence encodes the following:
- the LOC131597814 gene encoding uncharacterized protein LOC131597814, with the protein product MHQRWDRLSHHHLHMSSRSLYKFEREATPLMAGIAVAAAAYAGKAGIQAWQAFKARRPALRKFYEGGFQPTMTRREAALILGVRYFHFCFLRFEGIDCMKVIETIISRKNWQDIISFV